The following proteins come from a genomic window of Purpureocillium takamizusanense chromosome 13, complete sequence:
- a CDS encoding uncharacterized protein (EggNog:ENOG503P2H5~COG:C~COG:H~TransMembrane:1 (o405-425i)), which translates to MGASNRTHHFLEGKTIFVAGSGVAGAAFVAGLHKLWDPAWKTPTVVVFDRDPADEGLRRESENYSLSISGHTEAGGLVALMKLGLLDQVFARSVSGVGGSGCFKIWGPDWSEKVRAARQPLYDLPTASVRITRKNLRRVLCNAIEAWEHSDVEWDSQCLSVTRLESGRLSVQVRRGQGETSHILSQECDLLVAADGASSKLRACLRPEDRLEYTGATLRGGLSEMKEGLPAPINKDWGFVVGGDGVVGFVSPVDEHTVMWAVGNHEREPLPQLDRTSYQDVQAVISRGGQLSSELKEPFQTIVSQTDPDTVMYISAHDKMPFRHDQDAIEDLPVIFIGDSNHALSPFAGSGANLALCDAWDLAAQLCLGGSLSEAVAAYDELSEPRARKIIEASRRSMRARKNTGWRYSLFSYMLWVGSCVRWMLEMFKRR; encoded by the coding sequence ATGGGCGCTTCGAACAGGACACATCACTTCCTCGAAGGCAAGACCATTTTCGTggcgggctcgggcgtcgccggcgccgcctttgtCGCGGGCTTGCACAAACTCTGGGACCCAGCATGGAAGACCCCAACAGTTGTCGTCTTCGACCGCGATCCCGCGGATGAGGGGCTGCGCCGTGAGTCCGAAAATTACAGCCTATCCATTTCTGGACACACAGAGGCCGGCGGTCTCGTGGCCCTCATGAAGCTGGGCCTCCTTGACCAGGTCTTTGCCAGATCCGTCTCCGGTGTCGGCGGCTCTGGGTGTTTCAAGATCTGGGGCCCGGACTGGAGCGAAAAGGTGCGGGCGGCCAGACAGCCACTGTACGACCTGCCCACCGCGAGCGTTCGCATAACTCGCAAGAACCTGCGGCGTGTGCTCTGCAACGCGATCGAGGCATGGGAGCATAGCGACGTCGAGTGGGATTCGCAATGCCTGAGCGTGACGCGGCTGGAAAGTGGGCGACTGAGTGTCCAGgttcgacgaggacaaggggAGACGTCGCACATCTTGAGCCAAGAATGTGACTTGCTCGTGGCGGCAGACGgagccagcagcaagctTCGGGCGTGTCTCCGTCCGGAAGACAGGCTCGAATACACAGGAGCGACGCTCAGAGGGGGGCTCTCGGAGATGAAGGAAGGCCTCCCCGCGCCCATCAACAAGGACTGGGGTTtcgtggtgggcggcgatggcgtcgtgggcTTCGTTTCCCCTGTCGACGAACACACTGTCATGTGGGCGGTGGGCAATCATGAACGAGAACCTCTGCCCCAGCTCGACCGCACCTCGTATCAGGACGTCCAGGCCGTCATATCTCGTGGCGGCCAGCTGAGCTCAGAATTAAAAGAGCCCTTTCAGACAATCGTTTCGCAGACCGATCCCGACACGGTCATGTACATCAGCGCTCATGACAAGATGCCGTTCAGGCATGATCAAGATGCGATCGAGGACCTGCCCGTCATCTTCATCGGAGACAGCAACCACGCGCTCAGCCCTTTTGCCGGCTCTGGCGCCAACCTCGCGCTATGCGATGCTTGGGACCTGGCCGCGCAGCTCTGTCTTGGGGGTTCGTTGTCCGAAGCCGTGGCCGCATACGACGAGCTGAGCGAGCCGCGGGCAAGGAAGATTATCGAGGCCTCAAGAAGGAGCATGCGAGCGCGAAAAAATACGGGATGGCGGTACTCGTTGTTTTCTTACATGCTGTGGGTCGGTAGTTGTGTGCGCTGGATGCTCGAAATGTTCAAGAGGCGGTAG
- a CDS encoding uncharacterized protein (TransMembrane:1 (i205-222o)) has product MPSRRDLWDRSATTTAVEPRGRSLQPDGRATELPRVVRTAPTPENEPVSLPASGTTTPASKHPASSPKDRFYLLTALINALKFFLECQCVKCDDCESWLSDDWREDVGTKGEGSDTGQTDFDLEDDKSGRLRRLFASQHGIPRPNGRVAKVAKVAKALFEFASVLKFLASEAVAISRQAILKLLTETRLREPDIPPGHRRMRWKNVSAICTTFCIGFMLLLIDSP; this is encoded by the exons ATGCCATCCCGTCGCGACCTCTGGGACCGTTCTGCTACGACAACAGCCGTCGAACCTCGCGGGCGGTCTCTGCAGCCCGACGGTAGGGCAACGGAGCTCCCACGAGTCGTCCGCACCGCCCCGACTCCGGAGAATGAACCCGTGTCGCTGCCGGCGTCGGgcaccacgacgcccgcgtcTAAACACCCGGCGTCTTCGCCCAAGGATAGGT TCTACCTGCTGACGGCCCTGATTAATGCCTTGAAGTTCTTCCTGGAATGCCAATGCGTGAAGTGTGACGATTGCGAGTCATGGCTTTCCGATGATTGGCGTGAAGATGTCGGAACAAAAGGCGAAGGCAGTGATACTGGCCAAACGGATTTCGATCTCGAGGATGATAAGTCGGGGAGGCTCAGGCGGCTCTTCGCGTCCCAGCACGGCATCCCGCGTCCCAACGGCCGCGTGGCCAAAGTGGCCAAAGTGGCCAAAGCCCTGTTCGAATTTGCATCCGTTCTCAAATTCCTTGCCAGCGAAGCTGTTGCGATTAGCCGCCAGGCGATCCTGAAGCTCCTGACGGAGACCAGGCTAAGGGAGCCCGATATCCCACCGGGGCATCGACGGATGAGATGGAAGAACGTGAGTGCCATATGCACCACGTTTTGCATCGGCTTTATGCTGCTACTAATAGATTCGCCCTAG
- the MSH6 gene encoding DNA mismatch repair protein msh6 (BUSCO:EOG09260DP1~EggNog:ENOG503NU39~COG:L), whose product MAGEKATGNAARTPARAAPKATPASKQRSIVSFFQKSSPAASTPTAASSSDKVSSGPQPSCLQETKANTLPKPKASAKLVTPVPSSDALEPPSSQENDTINSESRPATLRSSPTTMTSGLRASHLSTPKGLDEKSPSRKAARKVVNYAESSDDDDEPFSYGASQPRRRTKARPVIRDEDEFGGSDAEAQDDDDDDIADFVVSDESDEDTPRSKKRKRVAKPAISRKRSNVSPPTRRADSPVLDDEMMDDSPVSTAAQWNYDPTSKDKRPVSTPAERAARDPKVKEKAHTREPEDRYPWLANIKDKEKRAPGDPEYDPRTIYIPPMAWSKFSPFEKQYWEIKQNLWDTIVFFKKGKFYELYENDATIGHQEFDFKMTDRVNMRMVGVPESSLDHWVNQFIAKQYKVARVDQMETNLGKEMRERQDKNKKADKVISRQLACVLTGGTLVDGGMLQDDMAAYCVAIKEGVVDDRPAFGVVFADTATGRFYVSGFVDDVDLTKFETLIAQTGPRELVLEKSRLSTKALRILKNSTSPTTIWTHLKPGTEFWDAEVSRRELNCGNYFAREDGSDEWPEVLQQHKDDDLVMSAMGALVSYLKFLKLEGPLLSQGNFEAYSPIQKNGTLILDGQTLVNLELFANTATGGSEGTLFSLLNKCVTPFGKRLFRQWVAHPLCDIVRINERLDAVEMLNADPTDREQFASQLVKMPDLERLISRIHAGACKPEDFVRVLEGFEQIEYTMSLLGAYKGGNGLVDRLISSMPDLNEPLSYWKSAFDRRKAREGKVLIPERGIDEDFDESLTKMDEIKGQLQDLLVEKKAELKCKTLKYTDVGKEIYQMETPKSVKVPSTWRQMSSTKDVKRWYFPKLTGLVRELQEAEETHSQLVREVASRFFQKFDVDYETWLRAIKIVSQLDCLVSLARASTSLGQPSCRPRFVDEERSVLKFEELRHPCMINTVDDFIPNDIKLGGDEAKINLLTGANAAGKSTVLRMSCIAVIMAQIGSFVPAVSATLTPVDRIMSRLGANDNIFAAQSTFFVELSETKKILSEATPRSLVILDELGRGTSSYDGVAVAQAVLHHVATHIGCVGFFATHYHSLATEFENHPEIRPRRMQIHVDDEARRVTFLYKLEDGVAEGSFGMHCAAMCGITNRVIERAEVAARDWEHTSRLKESLEKAKTGCYIPLGVLSDVGSLLGDKGDMGNGGIDVLLKAIECL is encoded by the exons ATGGCGGGCGAAAAGGCCACCGGCAATGCCGCTCGGACGCCCGCTAGGGCTGCCCCCAAGGCTACACCCGCATCCAAGCAGCGATCGATTGTCTCGTTCTTTCAAAAGtcctcaccggcggcgagcacgccCACCGCGGCATCCTCTTCCGACAAGGTCTCTTCAGGTCCCCAGCCCTCGTGTCTGCAGGAGACCAAGGCCAACACTCTTCCCAAGCCAAAAGCATCTGCGAAGCTCGTCACTCCCGTTCCCAGCAGCGACGCCCTAGAGCCTCCGAGCTCGCAAGAGAACGACACTATCAATTCCGAATCTCGACCTGCGACTCTCCGGTCGTCACCTACAACCATGACTTCGGGTCTACGGGCAAGCCACCTGTCTACACCAAAGGGCCTTGACGAAAAAAGCCCCTCTCGAAAG GCCGCCAGAAAGGTCGTCAATTACGCCGAGTCTtcggacgatgatgacgagccATTCAGCTATGGTGCCTCGCAGCCCCGACGCCGTACAAAAGCGCGCCCAGTCATCCGAGATGAGGATGAATTCGGTGGTagcgacgccgaggctcaagacgatgacgatg ACGACATTGCCGATTTTGTCGTTTCGGACGAGTCGGACGAGGATACGCCCCGAtcgaagaagagaaagagggTCGCAAAACCCGCCATTTCCAGGAAACGCTCCAATGTTTCCCCTCCGACGAGGCGAGCCGACTCTCCCGTACTCGACGATGAAATGATGGACGACTCACCAGTCTCAACTGCTGCCCAGTGGAACTACGATCCGACCTCCAAGGACAAGCGTCCGGTGTCTACGCCTGCCGAGCGGGCCGCTCGCGATCCCAAAGTCAAGGAAAAGGCGCACACCAGGGAGCCCGAGGACCGGTACCCGTGGCTGGCCAACATCAAAGACAAGGAAAAGCGAGCTCCCGGGGATCCTGAGTACGACCCGAGGACTATTTACATACCCCCAATGGCCTGGTCCAAATTCTCGCCGTTTGAAAAGCAGTACTGGGAGATCAAGCAGAACCTCTGGGACACGATTGTCTTCTTCAAAAAGGGCAAGTTTTACGAGCTCTACGAGAATGATGCCACCATCGGCCACCAGGAGTTTGACTTCAAAATGACTGACAGGGTCAACATGCGCATGGTGGGCGTGCCGGAGAGCTCGCTGGACCATTGGGTGAACCAGTTCATCGCCAAGCAGTACAAAGTCGCCCGCGTTGACCAGATGGAAACCAACCTAGGCAAGGAAATGCGCGAGCGCCAagacaagaacaagaaggcAGACAAGGTCATTTCGCGTCAGCTCGCTTGCGTCCTCACGGGAGGAACGCTGGTTGACGGCGGTATGCTCCAGGACGACATGGCTGCGTACTGCGTCGCCATCAAGGAGGGCGTGGTCGACGATCGCCCCGCgttcggcgtcgtcttcgctgaCACAGCCACTGGCCGCTTCTACGTGTCTGGCTTCGTGGACGATGTCGATCTGACCAAGTTCGAAACATTGATTGCGCAGACGGGGCCGCGCGAGCTGGTCCTCGAGAAGTCGCGGCTATCTACCAAGGCGCTCCGCATCCTCAAAAACAGCACCAGCCCGACGACCATTTGGACGCACCTCAAGCCGGGCACCGAATTCTGGGATGCGGAGGTCTCACGCCGGGAACTGAACTGCGGTAACTACTTTGCCAGGGAAGATGGCTCTGACGAATGGCCCGAGGTGCTGCAACAGCACAAAGATGACGACCTGGTCATGTCGGCGATGGGGGCGCTGGTGTCGTACCTCAAGTTCCTCAAACTCGAAGGGCCACTCCTGTCGCAGGGCAACTTTGAGGCGTACAGCCCGATCCAGAAGAACGGCACCCTCATCCTGGATGGACAGACACTGGTGAATCTAGAGCTTTTCGCAAACACTGCCACGGGTGGCTCCGAAGGCACGCTCTTTAGCCTGCTTAACAAGTGTGTTACGCCCTTTGGCAAGCGCCTGTTCCGACAGTGGGTCGCTCACCCCTTGTGCGACATTGTGAGAATCAACGAGCGCTTAGACGCGGTCGAGATGCTCAACGCAGACCCCACGGACCGCGAGCAGTTTGCGTCTCAGCTGGTTAAGATGCCCGACCTAGAGCGCCTCATCTCCCGGATCCACGCAGGCGCTTGCAAGCCGGAGGACTTTGTGCGCGTTTTGGAGGGCTTTGAGCAGATAGAGTACACCATgagcctcctcggcgcgtACAAGGGCGGCAACGGTCTCGTCGATAGGCTGATCTCGTCCATGCCCGACCTCAACGAGCCGCTAAGCTACTGGAAGTCGGCGTTTGATCGACGCAAGGCCCGAGAGGGCAAGGTGCTCATCCCCGAACGCGGCATTGACGAAGACTTTGACGAGAGCCTGACGAAGATGGACGAGATCAAGGGGCAGTTGCAGGACTTGCTGgtcgagaagaaggcggAGCTCAAGTGCAAGACACTCAAGTACACGGACGTGGGTAAGGAGATTTACCAGATGGAGACGCCCAAGAGCGTCAAggtgccgtcgacgtggcgGCAGATGTCGTCGACCAAAGACGTGAAGCGCTGGTACTTTCCCAAGCTGACGGGACTCGTGCGGGAGCtgcaggaggcggaggagacgCACTCGCAGCTTGTCCGCGAGGTGGCGTCGAGATTCTTCCAAAAGTTTGACGTCGACTACGAGACGTGGCTGAGGGCGATCAAGATCGTGTCACAGCTCGACTGCCTGGTCAgtctcgcgcgcgcgtcgacgtcgctggGACAGCCAAGCTGCCGGCCGAGGTTtgtggacgaggagcggaGCGTGCTCAAGTTCGAGGAGCTGCGTCATCCATGCATGATCAACACGGTGGACGACTTCATCCCCAACGACATCAAGCTTGGCGGGGACGAAGCCAAAATCAACCTGCTGACCGgggccaacgccgccggcaagTCGACGGTCTTGCGCATG TCTtgcatcgccgtcatcatggcccaAATTGGCAGCTTCGTGCCAGCTGTGTCTGCGACGCTCACGCCGGTGGACAGGATCATGTCGCGGCtgggcgccaacgacaacATTTTCGCCGCGCAGTCGACATTTTTCGTTGAGCTGTccgagacgaagaagatCCTAtcggaggcgacgccgcggtcaCTGGTGATTCTGGACGAGCTGGGACGCGGGACGAGCTCGTACGACGGTGTCGCTGTGGCGCAGGCGGTGCTCCATCACGTCGCAACACACATTGGCTGCGTTGGCTTCTTTGCGACGCACTACCACTCGCTCGCCACGGAGTTTGAGAACCACCCCGAGAtacggccgcggcggatgcagatccatgtcgacgacgaagcgcgGCGCGTGACATTTCTGTAcaagctcgaggacggcgtaGCCGAGGGTAGCTTCGGAATGCATTGCGCGGCCATGTGCGGCATCACGAACCGGGTGATTGAAAGggcggaggtggcggcgcgggactGGGAGCACACGAGCCGGCTCAAGGAGAGCCTGGAAAAGGCGAAGACGGGCTGCTATATCCCGCTGGGGGTGCTGAGCGACGTGGGCTCGCTGCTGGGGGACAAGGGGGACATGGGCaatggcggcatcgacgtgtTGCTCAAGGCCATTGAGTGTCTGTGA
- a CDS encoding uncharacterized protein (COG:S~EggNog:ENOG503Q5Q1), translating to MPTMWPFQTIRRSHDRGDPMNIDQEDTRMVDAEHMQSRDNNMNSASNSVNNTTREPKPRLLGGGGPGRDSPPDSLFDYDSEVEAALNRGSPANSQRSESSPCSTRAKLWATLYGFQGSVPFQVDSSASYLSAVRQLLSMPTARDTTTTTTTYITTANKGNSDNNNDDDSAPYTLVHYQSRERTLTEIKDDLTTGSDGEAVRHIQEHFASANNNNNNNNDDDGNTTNNNSNNEQQQQQQRTAEDNDHPATCCVLFVRLQTETGPAPGQYKPSAAQLGVDVGVIKYLPAGRRPPHVSTAYFPFPKAVGRHEDASEAGQPLFHVREWNARQYLEHLRTAADVLLGRPPGRGQGGDDFHHGILRLCKEQTDDGEEGHLQGYAASSSTHALTTLRPSDLQDIQPHHLLTNEGPPGVEIQYDPLDDTHIHLTLPGFYPSPSSGHTTILAARTLRPVANGRLATPPDIVHIQRLVTSLLAREAHGVTHILLLSGRGTLGPVPDRTQPTALIPLSQSAVTLDFSTMKDLRQLIDSNPRSLLIHPQYKDDNHGRSDVLDTRMHAAWDTDVDMDKRCTYLPSLASSVVAFRAQVARLVEQAPGAGRDADRVNVFDAGTHEVTIRAVLLRDIITPEIEFSTFVVGPDTTDDEWFAIRVQIPTRNAEINVWMAGTWDWTRGLAKSNVWGPRYGRIQRFPPKTITTTTTTTTNSSRSNSRSSSSKNSEGRTPYGYADYVFQSAPPALEALANPLPEPSQSARLSAPPAANPYTTKPPSPTPSVVAAAECPFPGCGFVYAEAQEADLAAHVVGAHARRMCMWCDETIPDAWTDEQKDEHARTHRDRLLAALGVQSVGSLTQQGDSSGSSSRSSSKSVSVSVALNPGPTSSSSSSSTTAAAPIDLPLPLPRPAAATGAEEELDGRSSSSSSITTTTTASRPVVPNQRFCDRCGRDRRRFATQAERTYHDRHCVPGVYHGARCRFCRRCGDYRWASREDRRLSGRAAGDGGRRTAATTCGHDDDNEDNAECRFCALCGLDVVGALLPGETTTTTTTREAAVAAHIEACRGYGAQPGRFCPHCGVAFWKGHAQADWLYNTRHIEACRAAAADEEDEDENEDEVAAAPRGKKRRRQQQQQQQQQEAAAAAAAADDDDDDDSDERRRAAKRRCARPGDDDDDNLPALAPQQQQQQQQQQQQQQQEEEEEEKKEEEQQQQQPVRRRRATPGVKTRTQPPRAARTRAASKAPPARPTTTTATATRTMRKRKR from the exons ATGCCGACCATGTGGCCGTTCCAGACGATTCGTCGGTCGCACGACCGCGGCGACCCCATGAACATTGATCAAGAGGACACTCGCATGGTTGATGCCGAGCACATGCAGTCACGCGACAACAACATGAACAGCGCGTCAAACA GTGTCAACAACACAACAAGAGAACCAAAGCCTCGtctcctcggtggcggcggccccggccgcgACAGCCCCCCAGACAGCCTCTTCGACTACGACAGCGAGGTAGAAGCGGCGCTCAACCGCGGCAGCCCTGCCAACTCACAACGATCCGAGTCTTCACCCTGCTCGACACGGGCAAAGCTCTGGGCCACGCTTTACGGGTTTCAAGGCTCCGTCCCGTTCCAAGTCgactcgtcggcctcatATCTCTCTGCCGTGCGCCAGCTCCTCTCCATGCCCACGGCCAGGGacactaccaccaccaccactacatatatcaccaccgccaacaaGGGTAATAGCGACAAtaacaacgacgacgacagcgccCCGTACACACTCGTCCATTACCAATCCCGCGAACGCACCCTCACCGAGATCAAGGACGACTTGACGACTGgaagcgacggcgaggctgtcCGCCACATTCAGGAGCACTTTGCGTCTgcaaacaacaacaacaataacaacaatgacgacgacggcaataCCACAAACAATAACTCCAACAAtgaacaacaacagcaacaacaacgcACAGCCGAGGACAATGACCATCCCGCGACATGCTGCGTGCTCTTCGTCCGCCTGCAAACAGAAACGGGTCCCGCGCCGGGACAGTACaagccctcggccgcgcagctcggcgtcgacgtcggtgTCATCAAGTACCTCCCCGccggacgacgaccgccgcacGTCTCGACCGCGTATTTCCCCTTTCCCAAGGCCGTTGGAAGACACGAAGATGCCAGCGAGGCGGGCCAGCCGCTGTTCCACGTCAGGGAATGGAACGCGAGGCAGTACCTCGAGCACctgcgcacggcggcggatgTGTTGCTTGGACGGCCCCCTGGTAGGGGGCAAGGAGGAGACGACTTTCACCACGGTATATTGAGGCTATGTAAAGAACAGACGGACGACGGTGAAGAGGGACATCTTCAAGGATacgcggcgtcgtcgtcgacgcatGCACTTACCACGCTGCGCCCATCGGACCTGCAGGACATTCAACCACATCACCTCCTCACCAACGAAGGCCCTCCCGGAGTCGAAATCCAGTACGACcccctcgacgacacgcATATACACCTCACCCTACCGGGCTTCTACccctcaccctcctccgGACACACAaccatcctcgccgctcgcaccctccgccccgtcgccaacGGGCGCCTCGCCACCCCCCCGGACATCGTCCACATCCAACGCCTCGTCAcctcgctcctcgcccgcgaaGCCCACGGCGTCACGcacatcctcctcctctccggGCGCGGCACCCTCGGCCCCGTCCCCGACCGCACCCAGCCCACGGCCCTCATCCCCCTCAGCCAGTCCGCCGTTACGCTCGACTTTTCCACCATGAAAGACCTCCGACAGCTCATCGACAGTAACCCGCGCTCGCTGCTCATCCACCCGCAGTATAAAGACGACAACCATGGCCGCTCCGACGTCTTGGACACGAGAATGCACGCCGCTTGGGATACGgacgtcgacatggacaagCGCTGCACGTACCTCCCCTCTCTCGCATCCTCCGTGGTTGCCTTTCGCGCGCAGGTCGCGCGGCTGGTCGAGCAggcgcccggcgcgggccgagACGCGGACAGGGTTAATGTGTTTGACGCGGGGACGCACGAAGTCACCATCcgcgcggtgctgctgcgcgatATCATCACCCCTGAGATTGAGTTTTCGACGTTTGTCGTCGGGCCGgacaccaccgacgacgagtggtTCGCGATACGCGTGCAGATCCCCACGCGCAACGCGGAGATTAACGTCTGGATGGCCGGGACGTGGGACTGGACACGGGGTCTCGCGAAGAGTAACGTTTGGGGGCCGCGGTACGGCAGGATTCAGAGATTCCCGCCAAagaccatcaccaccaccaccaccaccaccaccaacagcagcagaagcaacagtcgcagcagcagcagcaagaacAGCGAAGGCCGAACCCCCTATGGCTACGCCGACTACGTCTTCCagtccgcgccgcccgccctcgaaGCTCTCGCCAACCCCCTGCCAGAGCCCTCCCAGAGCGCCCGCCTGTCCGCTCCCCCCGCGGCAAATCCCTAcacgacgaagccgccatcgccaacaccgagcgtcgtcgcagcagcagagtGCCCGTTCCCGGGCTGTGGGTTCGTCTacgccgaggcccaggaAGCCGACCTCGCGgcccacgtcgtcggggCGCACGCGCGTCGCATGTGCATGTGGTGCGATGAGACGATCCCCGACGCGTGGACCGACGAGCAGAAGGAcgagcacgcgcgcacgcaccgCGACCGCTTGCTGGCCGCCCTGGGGGTCCAGAGCGTAGGAAGCCTGACCCAGCagggcgacagcagcggaagcagcagcagaagcagcagcaagtccGTGTCCGTGTCGGTGGCCCTGAACCCGGGCCCaacctcttcctcctcctcctcctccaccaccgccgccgcccccatcgacctccccctccccctcccccgtcccgccgccgccaccggggcagaagaagagctcgacggccgcagcagcagcagcagcagcatcaccaccaccaccacggcgtcgcGCCCCGTGGTGCCGAACCAGCGGTTCTGCGACCGCTGCGGACGCGACCGCCGGCGCTTCGCCACGCAAGCGGAGCGGACGTACCACGACCGGCACTGCGTCCCGGGGGTGTACCACGGCGCCAGGTGCCGCTTctgccgccgttgcggcgACTACcgctgggcgtcgcgcgAGGACCGGCGCCTGAGCGggcgtgccgccggcgatggtggtcgcaggacggcggcgacgacgtgtgggcacgacgatgacaacgaGGATAACGCAGAGTGTCGCTTTTGCGCGCTctgcggcctcgacgtcgtcggggccCTGCTGCctggcgagacgacgacgacgacgacgacaagagaAGCGGCGGTCGCCGCCCACATCGAGGCGTGCCGCGGGTACGGCGCGCAGCCGGGACGCTTTTGTCCGCACTGCGGCGTGGCCTTTTGGAAAGGTCACGCCCAGGCGGACTGGCTGTACAACACCAGGCACATTGAGGcctgtcgcgccgccgccgccgacgaggaggacgaggacgagaacgaggacgaagtcgctgccgcccctcgGGGCAagaaacgccgccgccagcagcagcagcaacaacaacaacaagaggctgccgccgccgccgccgccgccgatgatgatgacgacgacgatagcgacgagcggcgccgggccgccaAGCGTCGTTGCGCGCGCcccggggacgacgacgacgacaacctgccggcgctggcgccgcagcagcagcagcagcagcaacaacagcaacagcaacagcagcaggaagaagaagaggaggagaagaaggaggaggagcagcagcagcagcagcccgtccgccggcgccgggccacCCCCGGCGTCAAGACCCGTACCCagccgccccgcgccgcacgaacccgcgccgcgtccaaggcgccccccgcccgcccgacgacgacgacggcgacggcgacgaggacgatgaggaagaggaagaggtga